In Halapricum desulfuricans, a single window of DNA contains:
- the tgtA gene encoding tRNA guanosine(15) transglycosylase TgtA, whose amino-acid sequence MRDAFEVRTYDGAARIGELRVPRADVTVETPALMPVVNPHVQTIEPARLESAFGAEIMITNSYILHGSDDLREDALEQGLHELLGFSGAIVTDSGSFQLAEYGEIDVTTTEILEFQREIGSDIGTPVDIPTPPDVGREQAERELDTTQERLETAESVETGEMLVNAPIQGSTYRDLRTEAAEHAYGTGLDVFPIGAVVPLLNSYRYADISEIVDAVKRGLGGDAPVHLFGAGHPMMFALAVAMGCDLFDSAAYALYARDERYLTVRGTEHLEELEYFPCECPVCSEHTPEELREMDDDRAERLLAEHNLHVSFGEMRRVKQAIRRGDLFELVETRARNHPTMLDGYRALLDDADRLEASDPATKDAFFHVSTESARRPEVRRHHRRLERFDLDGEILLASDRDALDRSFDERWSVTPPFGPYPPALAEAYPLTAEVPERFERQAYAAAGEGIRRLVEANPGATFTVALWDWPEDVLAALPDGVERADGFRA is encoded by the coding sequence ATGCGCGACGCGTTCGAAGTCCGGACCTACGACGGGGCGGCCCGAATCGGCGAGTTACGGGTACCGCGGGCCGACGTGACCGTCGAGACGCCTGCGCTCATGCCGGTGGTCAACCCGCACGTCCAGACGATCGAGCCCGCCCGGCTCGAATCGGCGTTCGGCGCGGAGATCATGATCACCAACAGCTACATCCTCCACGGGAGCGACGACCTCCGCGAGGACGCCCTTGAGCAGGGACTGCACGAGTTGCTGGGTTTCTCGGGGGCGATCGTGACCGACTCCGGGTCCTTCCAGCTGGCCGAGTACGGCGAGATCGACGTGACGACGACGGAGATCCTCGAGTTCCAGCGCGAGATCGGCAGCGACATTGGGACACCGGTCGACATCCCGACGCCGCCGGACGTCGGGCGGGAGCAGGCCGAGCGGGAACTGGACACGACCCAAGAACGGTTAGAGACCGCCGAGAGCGTCGAGACCGGCGAGATGCTGGTCAACGCACCCATCCAGGGCTCGACGTATCGCGATCTCCGGACCGAGGCCGCCGAGCACGCCTACGGGACGGGACTAGACGTCTTCCCGATCGGCGCGGTCGTGCCCCTGCTGAACAGCTACCGGTACGCCGACATCAGCGAGATCGTCGACGCGGTCAAGCGCGGTCTCGGCGGTGACGCGCCGGTCCACCTGTTCGGGGCGGGCCACCCGATGATGTTCGCGCTGGCGGTCGCGATGGGCTGTGACCTGTTCGATTCGGCCGCCTACGCGCTGTACGCCCGCGACGAGCGCTACCTGACGGTTCGCGGCACCGAACACCTCGAGGAACTGGAGTATTTCCCGTGTGAGTGTCCGGTCTGTAGCGAACACACGCCCGAAGAATTACGCGAGATGGACGACGACCGGGCCGAGCGACTGCTCGCTGAACACAACCTGCACGTCTCCTTCGGCGAGATGCGGCGAGTGAAGCAGGCGATTCGACGGGGGGACCTCTTCGAACTCGTCGAGACGCGAGCGCGCAACCACCCGACGATGCTCGACGGCTACCGGGCGCTTCTCGACGACGCCGACCGACTGGAGGCGAGCGATCCGGCCACGAAAGACGCCTTTTTCCACGTCTCGACCGAGAGCGCGCGCCGACCCGAGGTGCGTCGCCACCACCGGCGTCTCGAGCGGTTCGACCTCGACGGCGAGATCCTGCTGGCGAGCGACCGGGACGCCCTCGACCGATCGTTCGACGAGCGATGGAGCGTCACCCCGCCGTTCGGGCCGTATCCGCCGGCGCTCGCGGAGGCGTATCCGCTGACCGCCGAGGTGCCCGAACGGTTCGAGCGGCAGGCCTACGCGGCCGCCGGCGAGGGGATCCGACGGCTCGTCGAGGCCAATCCCGGGGCGACGTTCACCGTGGCGCTGTGGGACTGGCCCGAAGACGTACTGGCTGCCCTTCCCGACGGTGTCGAGCGAGCCGACGGATTCCGGGCGTAG
- a CDS encoding cation:proton antiporter domain-containing protein, with translation MSSTAEIITVVATIAGLGVVSTILSDRLEIPSVLFLILTGVLVGPEGLGLITPAVFGGADGALPAIVGLSVAIIVFEGAFSLDAERLQEAPRVTLRLVTVGAVVTLVGTTVVVHYFLGTAWDVSLLVGSLLVATGPTVITPIMDVVMVRKRVASTLETEGVVNDVTAAILAVVTFEFVVLSRRGIERVVSGFLLQFGTGIAVGVVVALLAWVTLTRLGRSDNGPQNARLIVLVTALITYGAAESTYSLLFAGVVGTGHSEAGIAAVAAGGFVLGNLDIPYRETIEQFKGDVTLLVNSFVFITLASLLSVSDLRTLGLAGLAAAVLIAAVVRPLAVILCTAGDTFSLRERAFMSAMGPRGIIPASVATLFALELNAQNPAAQSPEATTLVGMVFLVIVLTVVFEGGGARHIAQALNVIPKRVIIVGGGRIGRELASRLDDRNEEVVIVEQDPDVVERLRCDGCTVQEGDGTDRQTLEKAGIENAKVVAAATADDDVNMLVSQLARNEFDVGTVISRVTEPSNTAAFEDLDVQTVPGWRSVAWSMDNFIERPAIARWMNEFDQSGDVQEVEVTNGDRAGKTVARLSEDLPEGVHLALISRNGDSQIPHPDQEIEMGDHLTFIGRPEPVRKAVGFCER, from the coding sequence GTGAGCAGCACGGCAGAGATCATCACCGTAGTCGCGACGATCGCCGGACTGGGCGTCGTTTCGACGATCCTCTCCGACAGACTGGAGATCCCGAGCGTCCTCTTTTTGATTCTCACGGGTGTCCTCGTCGGCCCGGAGGGACTCGGGCTCATCACACCTGCCGTGTTCGGCGGTGCGGACGGCGCGTTACCGGCTATCGTCGGCCTCAGCGTCGCAATTATCGTCTTCGAGGGGGCGTTCTCGCTGGATGCCGAACGGCTACAAGAAGCACCCCGGGTGACGCTCCGACTCGTTACGGTCGGGGCGGTCGTCACGCTTGTCGGAACGACAGTCGTCGTCCATTATTTCCTTGGAACGGCGTGGGACGTCTCGCTGCTGGTCGGATCGTTGCTGGTCGCGACTGGCCCGACGGTCATTACGCCGATTATGGACGTCGTGATGGTCCGCAAGCGAGTCGCCTCGACGCTGGAGACGGAGGGCGTCGTCAACGACGTGACGGCGGCGATCCTCGCGGTCGTCACCTTTGAGTTCGTCGTTCTCAGCCGCCGGGGCATCGAGCGAGTGGTCAGCGGGTTCCTCTTGCAGTTCGGGACTGGCATCGCCGTCGGAGTCGTCGTCGCGCTGCTCGCATGGGTCACCCTCACGCGACTCGGGCGCTCGGACAACGGCCCACAGAACGCCCGGTTGATCGTGCTCGTCACCGCGTTGATCACCTACGGCGCCGCTGAGTCAACCTACTCGTTGCTCTTCGCTGGAGTCGTCGGAACTGGACACTCCGAGGCCGGAATCGCCGCGGTTGCGGCCGGCGGGTTCGTCCTCGGGAACCTCGACATTCCGTACCGGGAGACGATCGAGCAATTCAAAGGCGACGTGACGCTGCTGGTCAACTCGTTCGTGTTTATTACACTTGCCTCGCTGCTGTCGGTGAGCGACCTCCGGACGCTCGGACTGGCGGGGCTCGCGGCTGCGGTCCTCATCGCGGCGGTCGTCCGCCCGCTTGCGGTCATACTCTGTACGGCCGGGGATACGTTCTCGTTGCGCGAGCGCGCGTTCATGAGCGCGATGGGGCCGCGCGGGATCATCCCCGCGTCGGTCGCGACGCTGTTCGCACTGGAGTTGAACGCACAGAACCCGGCAGCGCAGAGCCCCGAAGCGACGACGCTCGTCGGGATGGTATTTCTCGTCATCGTCCTGACCGTCGTGTTTGAAGGCGGTGGCGCACGACATATCGCACAGGCACTGAACGTGATCCCGAAACGCGTCATCATCGTCGGCGGCGGTCGGATCGGACGGGAACTGGCGTCTCGACTCGACGACCGCAACGAGGAGGTCGTGATCGTCGAGCAGGACCCGGACGTCGTCGAGCGACTCCGCTGTGACGGCTGTACCGTTCAGGAAGGCGACGGAACGGACAGGCAGACGCTCGAGAAGGCGGGCATCGAGAACGCGAAGGTCGTCGCCGCCGCGACGGCGGACGACGACGTCAACATGCTGGTCAGCCAACTTGCGAGAAACGAGTTCGACGTCGGAACGGTCATCTCGCGGGTGACCGAGCCGTCCAACACGGCGGCGTTCGAGGATCTCGACGTACAGACCGTCCCGGGCTGGCGGTCGGTCGCATGGTCGATGGACAACTTCATCGAACGGCCCGCCATCGCCCGCTGGATGAACGAGTTCGACCAGAGCGGCGACGTCCAGGAAGTCGAAGTCACCAACGGCGATCGCGCCGGCAAGACGGTCGCACGACTCTCCGAAGACCTCCCGGAAGGTGTCCATCTCGCGCTCATCAGTCGAAACGGCGACAGTCAGATTCCCCACCCCGACCAGGAAATCGAGATGGGCGATCACCTCACGTTTATCGGTCGGCCCGAACCCGTCCGAAAGGCCGTCGGGTTCTGCGAGCGTTAG
- the alaS gene encoding alanine--tRNA ligase has protein sequence MSDLTEEYRLDYFDEHGFHRKECSECGDHFWTLDADRETCGEPPCDEYSFIDDPGFEETLELGEMREAFLSYFEERGHTRIEPYPVAANRWRDDVLLTQASIYDFQPLVTSGETPPPANPLAVSQPCIRMQDIDNVGKTGRHTMAFEMMAHHAFNAKEDVEEYAYEGEVYWKEETVEYCMGLFEQLGADLEEITLIEDPWVGGGNAGPAFEVIYKGAELATLVFMQFEQDPDGDYEMKDGNTYSEMDTYIVDTGYGLERWTWVSQGTATVYEAIYPEMIEFLTDNAGLEYTDEARAIVHDAARLSGNLDIDDVDDVEAARGEIADRLGVEVERLRELVEPLETIYAIADHSRTLAYMLGDGIVPSNVGTGYLARMVLRRTKRLVDTVGVDAPLDELVDMQAERLGYTNRDTIRDIVRTEVEKYRETLDRGGRRVRQLAEEYADSGEPIPEDELIELYDSHGIQPDMVEEIADERGVAVETPDDFYALVADRHEEGDEAADGEEAVPYADRLAELPETDRLYYEDQQRTDFEAMVLEVFDREDGDYDVVLDQTMFYPEGGGQPPDHGTLSTDDTTAEVLDTQMYDGVIVHTATDDPGKGEFVRGQIDATRRRRLMRHHTATHVVIHSARQVLGEHVRQAGAQKGTDSARIDVRHYESITREQVKEIEHRANELVMENVPVTQNWPDRHEAEDEHGFDLYQGGIPPGEQIRIIQVGDDVQACGGTHVARSGDIGAIKVLNTERIQDGVIRITFAAGDAAIDATQRTEDALYDAADVLDVSPEDVPETAERFFEEWKARGKEIEDLKEQLAEARAGGGADADEIEVAGTTAVVQRIDADMDELRAQANAIVEQGQIAVLGSGADGATFVVGVPDGGEVDAGEVVGELARRVGGGGGGPPDFAQGGGPDAEKLDDALAAAPDILRAVTASED, from the coding sequence ATGAGCGACCTCACCGAGGAATACCGGCTCGACTATTTCGACGAGCACGGGTTCCATCGCAAGGAGTGTTCGGAGTGTGGGGACCACTTCTGGACGCTCGACGCCGATCGGGAGACCTGCGGGGAGCCGCCGTGTGACGAGTACAGCTTCATCGACGATCCCGGGTTCGAGGAGACACTCGAGCTGGGCGAGATGCGCGAGGCGTTCCTCTCGTATTTCGAGGAGCGCGGCCACACCCGGATCGAGCCGTATCCGGTCGCCGCCAATCGCTGGCGCGACGACGTCCTGCTGACCCAGGCCTCGATCTACGATTTCCAGCCGCTGGTGACCTCGGGCGAGACGCCGCCGCCGGCGAACCCCCTCGCCGTCAGTCAGCCCTGCATCCGCATGCAGGACATCGACAACGTCGGCAAGACGGGACGGCACACCATGGCCTTCGAGATGATGGCCCACCACGCGTTCAACGCCAAGGAGGACGTCGAGGAGTACGCCTACGAGGGCGAAGTCTACTGGAAAGAGGAGACCGTCGAGTACTGCATGGGCCTGTTCGAGCAGCTGGGTGCCGATCTGGAGGAGATTACGCTCATCGAGGACCCGTGGGTCGGCGGCGGCAACGCCGGGCCCGCCTTCGAGGTCATCTACAAGGGCGCGGAGCTGGCGACGCTGGTGTTCATGCAGTTCGAGCAGGACCCCGACGGCGACTACGAGATGAAAGACGGGAACACCTACTCGGAGATGGACACCTACATCGTCGACACCGGGTACGGCCTCGAGCGGTGGACCTGGGTCTCCCAGGGGACGGCGACCGTCTACGAGGCGATCTACCCGGAGATGATCGAGTTCCTCACCGACAATGCCGGGCTCGAGTACACCGACGAAGCGCGGGCGATCGTTCACGACGCCGCTCGGCTGTCGGGGAACCTGGATATCGACGACGTCGACGACGTCGAGGCCGCCCGCGGGGAGATCGCGGATCGGCTGGGCGTCGAGGTCGAGCGCCTGCGCGAGCTGGTCGAGCCGCTGGAGACGATCTACGCCATCGCCGATCACTCCCGGACGCTGGCGTACATGCTTGGCGACGGGATCGTCCCGAGCAACGTCGGGACGGGTTATCTCGCCCGGATGGTCCTGCGCCGCACGAAGCGACTGGTCGATACGGTCGGCGTCGACGCGCCGCTTGACGAACTCGTCGACATGCAGGCCGAGCGACTGGGCTACACCAACCGGGACACGATCCGCGACATCGTCCGCACGGAGGTCGAGAAGTACCGCGAGACGCTCGATCGCGGGGGCCGGCGCGTCCGCCAGCTGGCCGAGGAGTACGCCGACTCCGGCGAGCCGATCCCCGAGGACGAGCTGATCGAGCTGTACGACTCCCACGGGATCCAGCCGGACATGGTCGAGGAGATCGCCGACGAACGCGGCGTCGCGGTCGAGACGCCCGACGACTTCTACGCGCTGGTGGCCGACCGCCACGAGGAGGGCGACGAGGCGGCCGACGGCGAGGAAGCCGTACCGTACGCCGACCGACTGGCCGAACTCCCCGAGACGGATCGCCTCTACTACGAGGACCAGCAGCGAACCGACTTCGAGGCGATGGTGCTGGAGGTGTTCGACCGCGAGGACGGCGACTACGACGTGGTGCTCGATCAGACGATGTTCTACCCCGAGGGCGGTGGCCAGCCGCCGGACCACGGCACGCTCTCGACCGACGACACCACTGCGGAGGTCCTCGACACGCAGATGTACGACGGCGTGATCGTCCACACGGCGACCGACGACCCCGGCAAGGGCGAGTTCGTCCGCGGACAGATCGACGCGACGCGTCGCCGCCGGCTCATGCGCCACCACACGGCGACGCACGTCGTCATCCACAGCGCCCGGCAGGTGCTGGGCGAGCACGTCCGCCAGGCCGGAGCCCAGAAGGGGACCGACTCCGCGCGGATCGACGTCCGCCACTACGAGTCGATCACCCGCGAGCAGGTTAAGGAGATCGAACACCGGGCCAACGAGCTCGTCATGGAGAACGTCCCGGTCACCCAGAACTGGCCCGACCGCCACGAGGCCGAGGACGAACACGGCTTCGACCTCTATCAGGGCGGGATCCCGCCGGGCGAGCAGATCCGGATCATCCAGGTCGGCGATGACGTTCAGGCCTGCGGCGGGACTCACGTCGCGCGAAGCGGCGACATCGGCGCGATCAAGGTCCTGAACACCGAGCGAATTCAGGACGGCGTCATCCGGATCACGTTCGCCGCGGGCGACGCCGCCATCGACGCCACCCAGCGGACCGAGGACGCGCTCTACGACGCCGCCGACGTGCTGGACGTCAGTCCCGAGGATGTCCCCGAGACTGCGGAACGGTTCTTCGAGGAATGGAAGGCCCGCGGCAAGGAGATCGAGGATCTCAAAGAGCAACTCGCGGAGGCGCGAGCCGGCGGCGGCGCCGACGCCGACGAGATCGAGGTCGCCGGGACGACCGCAGTGGTCCAGCGCATCGACGCCGACATGGACGAACTCCGGGCGCAGGCCAACGCCATCGTCGAGCAGGGACAGATCGCCGTTCTGGGTTCGGGGGCCGACGGCGCGACGTTCGTCGTGGGCGTCCCCGACGGCGGCGAGGTCGACGCCGGCGAAGTCGTCGGCGAACTCGCGAGGCGCGTCGGCGGCGGCGGTGGCGGCCCGCCGGACTTCGCACAGGGCGGCGGCCCCGACGCCGAGAAACTGGACGACGCGCTCGCGGCGGCTCCCGACATCTTGCGAGCAGTGACCGCCTCGGAAGACTGA
- a CDS encoding FAD-dependent oxidoreductase, whose protein sequence is MDRTPLTVASVESVGPDSIAVAFETPSSFSARPGQFVKLTLDTEDGEQSRFYTISSPDVADTFEVTVGIDPDGAVAPLLADLEPGDSVPVAGPFGDAYYEGETDVVVLAGGPGVGPAVGIGERAVAADHAAAIVYRDDDPIHRDRLERLSESGAFVRIVDEERDLTDPTAAALEAVGGDAQAFVYGFADFLDVAMDALESAGGDAEAAKVENFG, encoded by the coding sequence ATGGATCGAACGCCACTCACCGTCGCGTCGGTCGAGTCGGTCGGCCCGGACTCGATCGCCGTCGCCTTCGAGACGCCGTCCTCCTTTTCGGCCCGGCCCGGACAGTTCGTCAAGCTCACGCTCGACACCGAAGACGGCGAACAGTCCCGGTTCTACACGATCTCCTCGCCCGACGTCGCGGACACCTTCGAGGTCACGGTCGGGATCGACCCCGACGGTGCAGTCGCGCCGCTGCTTGCCGACCTGGAACCCGGGGATTCGGTTCCGGTCGCCGGCCCGTTCGGCGACGCCTACTACGAGGGCGAGACGGACGTCGTCGTGCTGGCCGGCGGGCCCGGCGTCGGCCCCGCGGTCGGCATCGGCGAGCGCGCCGTGGCCGCCGATCACGCCGCGGCGATCGTCTACCGGGACGACGATCCGATCCATCGCGACCGGCTAGAGCGCCTGTCCGAGTCGGGCGCGTTCGTCCGGATCGTCGACGAGGAGCGGGACCTGACCGACCCCACGGCGGCCGCGCTCGAGGCCGTCGGCGGGGACGCACAGGCGTTCGTCTACGGGTTCGCGGACTTCCTCGACGTCGCGATGGACGCGCTCGAATCGGCCGGCGGGGACGCCGAGGCCGCGAAGGTCGAGAACTTCGGATAG
- a CDS encoding 2-oxoacid:acceptor oxidoreductase subunit alpha: MHEDLNWAIGGEAGDGIDSTGKIFARALSRAGRHVYTSKDFASRIRGGYTAYKVRTAVEQVGSVVDRLDVLIALTERTIDENLDELHEGSVIIYDGEQATMGDVEVPEGMIGLDVPLQRLAEDAGGSIMRNVVALGAACEVTAFPIENLDEALEKRFGDKGRAIVENNREAARLGREYVRENYDHEFPYDLETTDEDYVLLNGDEAIGMGAIAAGCRFYAGYPITPATDIMEYLTGRIEQFGGTVVQAEDELAAINLALGAARAGARAMTGTSGPGIDLMSETFGLVATTETPLVIANVMRSGPSTGMPTKQGQEDLNAMLYGGHGEIPRFVLAPTSISECFHRTIEAFNLAEKYQLPVYLTADLSLAVTERTYDPAEFDMDAVEIERGKVVDESDVEEWLDEEGRFRAHAATEDGVSPRAFPGTADGAHMTTGLEHDELGRRTEDEDVRVEQVQKRQRKVETAREREDFEPREFGDPDADTLVLTWGSNEGAIREAMAQLESVSVRLLSVPYLFPRPDLTEAVEAAEDVLVVEANATGQFADLIEQDTLQRVQSITKYTGVRFRADELAEAIRDAVAKTEVPQ, from the coding sequence ATGCATGAGGATCTCAACTGGGCCATCGGTGGCGAAGCCGGCGACGGGATCGACTCGACGGGCAAGATCTTCGCTCGCGCGCTCTCCCGGGCCGGCCGCCACGTCTACACCTCCAAGGATTTCGCCTCGCGCATCCGCGGAGGCTACACGGCCTACAAGGTCCGCACGGCGGTCGAGCAGGTCGGCAGCGTCGTCGACCGGCTCGACGTGCTGATCGCGCTGACCGAGCGGACCATCGACGAGAACCTCGACGAACTCCACGAGGGCAGCGTCATCATCTACGACGGCGAGCAGGCGACGATGGGGGACGTGGAAGTCCCCGAAGGCATGATCGGGCTGGACGTCCCGCTGCAGCGCCTCGCCGAGGACGCCGGCGGGTCGATCATGCGCAACGTCGTCGCGCTCGGGGCGGCCTGCGAGGTGACGGCGTTCCCGATCGAGAACCTCGACGAAGCGCTGGAGAAACGCTTCGGCGACAAGGGCAGGGCCATCGTCGAGAACAACAGGGAAGCCGCCCGGCTCGGTCGGGAGTACGTCCGCGAGAACTACGATCACGAGTTCCCCTACGATCTGGAGACGACCGACGAGGATTACGTCCTGCTGAACGGCGATGAGGCCATCGGCATGGGTGCGATCGCCGCCGGCTGTCGGTTCTACGCCGGCTACCCGATCACGCCGGCGACGGACATCATGGAGTATCTCACCGGCCGGATCGAACAGTTCGGCGGGACGGTCGTCCAGGCCGAGGACGAGCTCGCGGCGATCAACCTGGCACTGGGGGCCGCTCGCGCCGGTGCGCGGGCGATGACGGGCACGTCGGGTCCAGGGATCGACCTGATGAGCGAGACGTTCGGGCTCGTGGCGACCACGGAGACGCCGCTGGTGATCGCCAACGTGATGCGGTCCGGTCCCTCGACCGGGATGCCGACCAAGCAGGGCCAGGAAGACCTGAACGCGATGCTCTACGGCGGCCACGGCGAGATCCCGCGGTTCGTCCTCGCGCCGACCTCGATTTCGGAGTGTTTCCACAGGACGATCGAGGCGTTCAACCTCGCCGAGAAGTACCAGCTGCCGGTGTATCTCACGGCGGACCTGTCGCTCGCGGTCACCGAGCGGACCTACGATCCGGCGGAGTTCGACATGGACGCCGTCGAGATCGAGCGCGGGAAGGTCGTCGACGAATCGGACGTCGAGGAGTGGCTCGACGAGGAGGGGCGGTTCCGGGCGCACGCGGCGACCGAGGACGGGGTCAGTCCGCGGGCGTTCCCGGGGACGGCCGACGGCGCACACATGACGACCGGGCTCGAACACGACGAACTCGGACGCCGCACCGAGGACGAAGACGTCCGCGTCGAACAGGTCCAGAAGCGCCAGCGGAAAGTCGAGACCGCACGCGAACGCGAGGACTTCGAGCCCAGAGAGTTCGGCGACCCGGACGCCGACACACTCGTGCTCACGTGGGGTTCCAACGAGGGGGCGATACGGGAAGCGATGGCACAGCTGGAGAGCGTGTCGGTCAGGTTGCTCTCGGTGCCGTATCTGTTCCCGCGTCCCGATCTCACGGAGGCGGTCGAGGCCGCCGAGGACGTGCTCGTCGTCGAAGCGAACGCGACCGGACAGTTCGCGGACCTGATCGAACAGGACACGCTACAGCGCGTCCAGTCCATTACCAAGTACACCGGCGTCCGGTTCAGGGCCGACGAGCTGGCCGAGGCGATCCGCGACGCCGTCGCGAAGACGGAGGTTCCACAATGA
- a CDS encoding 2-oxoacid:ferredoxin oxidoreductase subunit beta: MSSDAHFTDFKSDKQPTWCPGCGDFGTMNGMMKALAETGNHPDETFLVAGIGCSGKIGTYMHSYALHGVHGRALPVGTGVKLANPDLEVMVAGGDGDGYSIGVGHFIHAVRRNVDMTYVVMDNRIYGLTKGQASPTSQEGFETSTSPEGTNVPPVNPKALALSAGGTFIAQSFSSDSQRHTELVKRAIEHDGFGFVNVYSPCVTFNDVDTYDYFRDSIVDVEDIDHDPGSFDQAKDRILDSEKEHIGILYQDEDSVPYVEREGIEGSMAEIPDGAPDGATDLVREFY; encoded by the coding sequence ATGAGTTCCGACGCCCACTTCACGGACTTCAAATCCGACAAGCAACCCACCTGGTGTCCCGGCTGCGGCGACTTCGGGACGATGAACGGCATGATGAAAGCGCTGGCCGAGACCGGCAACCACCCCGACGAGACGTTCCTCGTCGCGGGGATCGGCTGCTCGGGCAAGATCGGGACTTACATGCACAGCTACGCGCTGCACGGCGTCCACGGTCGCGCGCTACCGGTCGGGACCGGCGTGAAGTTGGCCAACCCCGACCTCGAAGTGATGGTCGCCGGCGGCGACGGCGACGGCTACTCGATCGGCGTCGGTCACTTCATCCACGCCGTCCGGCGGAACGTCGACATGACCTACGTCGTCATGGACAACCGCATCTACGGACTGACCAAGGGCCAGGCCTCGCCGACCTCCCAGGAGGGCTTCGAGACCTCGACCTCGCCCGAAGGGACGAACGTTCCGCCCGTCAACCCGAAAGCGCTGGCGCTGTCGGCGGGCGGTACCTTCATCGCACAGTCCTTTTCGTCGGACTCGCAGCGACACACCGAACTCGTCAAGCGGGCCATTGAACACGACGGGTTCGGGTTCGTCAACGTCTACAGCCCCTGCGTGACGTTCAACGACGTCGACACCTACGACTACTTCCGGGACTCGATCGTGGACGTAGAAGACATCGACCACGATCCGGGGAGCTTCGACCAGGCGAAAGACCGGATCCTCGACAGCGAGAAAGAACACATCGGCATCCTCTATCAGGACGAGGACAGCGTTCCGTACGTGGAACGCGAGGGAATCGAGGGCAGCATGGCCGAGATTCCCGATGGTGCACCCGACGGCGCGACCGACCTGGTCCGGGAATTTTACTGA
- the truA gene encoding tRNA pseudouridine(38-40) synthase TruA has protein sequence MRAFRIAYDGRPFHGFQRQPDVATVADALLSALRELDVPLEGDTPPGYAAAGRTDASVSALAQTVAFEAPEWLSPAAFNSALPAHVRAWACADVPDGFHATHDAVERGYTYALYAPEVDRSRARDGARLLAGERDFHNLTPDETGTVRDLAVGVERDGPFLEIAFRADGFARQLVRRLVTLLEAFARGEADRDRIERVLGPEPLDGPEGIAPSPPEPLVLTEVVYPDVTFRVDDEAAASARTVFGQRHEQSRSRARVARSIRDGVAADIADQ, from the coding sequence ATGCGCGCGTTCCGGATCGCCTACGACGGCCGTCCGTTCCACGGGTTCCAGCGCCAGCCCGACGTGGCGACGGTGGCCGACGCGCTGCTGTCCGCGCTTCGCGAGCTGGACGTCCCGCTCGAGGGCGACACGCCGCCGGGCTACGCCGCCGCGGGCCGGACTGACGCCAGCGTCTCGGCGCTCGCACAGACGGTCGCCTTCGAGGCCCCGGAGTGGCTCTCGCCGGCGGCGTTCAACAGCGCGCTTCCCGCACACGTTCGCGCCTGGGCGTGCGCCGACGTTCCCGACGGGTTTCACGCGACCCACGACGCCGTCGAGCGTGGCTACACGTACGCCCTCTATGCGCCCGAGGTCGATCGCTCACGGGCCCGCGACGGAGCGCGACTGCTCGCTGGCGAGCGCGACTTCCACAATCTCACGCCGGACGAGACCGGCACCGTCCGCGACCTCGCCGTCGGGGTCGAACGCGACGGACCGTTCCTCGAAATCGCGTTCCGGGCGGACGGGTTCGCCCGGCAACTGGTCCGGCGGCTCGTGACGCTGCTCGAGGCGTTCGCCCGCGGCGAGGCCGACCGCGACCGGATCGAACGCGTGCTCGGTCCCGAACCGCTGGACGGCCCGGAGGGAATCGCTCCGTCCCCACCGGAACCGCTCGTGCTGACCGAGGTCGTCTACCCCGACGTAACGTTCCGGGTCGACGACGAGGCGGCAGCAAGTGCACGAACGGTGTTCGGGCAACGCCACGAACAGTCGCGCTCGCGCGCGCGGGTCGCCCGGTCGATCCGGGACGGCGTGGCCGCTGACATTGCCGATCAGTAA